From Streptomyces yatensis, one genomic window encodes:
- the thiD gene encoding bifunctional hydroxymethylpyrimidine kinase/phosphomethylpyrimidine kinase: protein MVLPPRIPRPSHDGSAPVRVLTVAGSDSGGGAGIQADLKTMLALGAHGMSVITAVTAQNSVGVQGAWELPAEAVRAQFRSVADDIGVQAVKTGMLATAELVETVAALLADLPAPVVVDPVGVSKHGDPLLATEALDAVRTKLLPTATVATPNLDEVAQLTGVRVESEDDQRRAAGAVLGHGPRWALIKGGHLPGGEAVDLLTDGTEEHWLRAPRHDNRHTHGTGCTLAAAIATYLAGGFEVPQAVTAAKDYVTGAIAAGFPLGAGIGPVDHGWLREGTD from the coding sequence ATGGTCCTGCCTCCTCGTATCCCCCGCCCCTCCCATGACGGCTCGGCGCCCGTGCGCGTCCTCACCGTCGCCGGATCGGACTCCGGCGGCGGTGCGGGTATCCAGGCCGATCTGAAGACCATGCTGGCCCTGGGCGCCCATGGCATGAGCGTGATCACCGCGGTGACGGCGCAGAACTCCGTGGGCGTCCAGGGCGCCTGGGAGCTGCCCGCCGAGGCCGTACGGGCCCAGTTCCGCAGCGTGGCCGACGACATCGGCGTCCAGGCGGTCAAGACCGGCATGCTGGCGACCGCCGAACTGGTCGAGACCGTCGCCGCGCTGCTCGCGGATCTGCCCGCGCCGGTGGTCGTCGATCCGGTCGGGGTCTCCAAGCACGGCGATCCGCTGCTGGCCACCGAGGCGCTCGACGCGGTCCGTACGAAGCTGCTGCCGACCGCGACCGTCGCCACGCCCAACCTGGACGAGGTGGCCCAGCTCACCGGCGTCCGGGTGGAGTCGGAGGACGATCAGCGGCGGGCGGCCGGGGCGGTGCTGGGCCACGGCCCGCGGTGGGCGCTGATCAAGGGCGGCCATCTGCCCGGCGGCGAGGCGGTGGATCTGCTCACGGACGGCACCGAGGAGCACTGGCTGCGGGCGCCCCGCCACGACAACCGCCATACGCACGGCACGGGATGCACCCTCGCCGCGGCGATCGCCACGTATCTGGCGGGCGGGTTCGAGGTGCCTCAGGCCGTCACGGCGGCCAAGGACTACGTCACGGGCGCCATCGCGGCGGGCTTCCCCCTGGGCGCGGGCATCGGCCCGGTCGACCACGGGTGGTTGCGGGAAGGAACTGACTGA
- a CDS encoding thiamine-phosphate kinase, translated as MKGTVGELGEFGLIRELTSRLTTTPAVRLGPGDDAAVVAAPDRRVVASTDVLLEGRHFRRDWSTAYDVGRKAAAQNLADIAAMGAVPTALLLGLVVPADLPVTWPAELMDGIRDECQVAGAAVVGGDVVRGDTITVAITALGDLRNHEPVTRSGAQPGDVVAVTGWLGWSAAGHAVLSRGFRSPRAFVEAHRRPEPPYHAGPAAAGLGATAMTDVSDGLVADLGHIAEASKVRIDLRSGDIDIPSQMSDIGQAVGVDPLQWVLSGGEDHAIVATFPPDAKLPARWKVIGEVLNPSALPQVTVDGAPWAHGGWDHFGDGNGAE; from the coding sequence ATGAAGGGCACCGTGGGCGAGTTGGGGGAGTTCGGGCTCATCAGAGAGCTCACCTCCCGGCTCACCACCACCCCGGCGGTGAGGTTGGGGCCCGGTGACGATGCCGCGGTCGTGGCCGCGCCCGACCGGAGGGTCGTGGCCAGTACCGATGTCCTGCTGGAGGGCAGGCACTTCCGCAGGGACTGGTCCACCGCCTATGACGTCGGCCGTAAGGCCGCGGCCCAGAACCTGGCCGACATCGCGGCCATGGGCGCGGTGCCGACCGCGCTGCTGCTCGGCCTGGTGGTCCCCGCCGATCTGCCGGTGACCTGGCCGGCCGAGCTGATGGACGGCATCCGCGACGAATGCCAGGTGGCGGGCGCGGCCGTGGTCGGTGGTGATGTGGTGCGCGGGGACACGATCACCGTGGCCATCACCGCCCTGGGCGATCTGCGCAACCACGAGCCGGTCACCCGATCCGGTGCCCAGCCCGGCGACGTTGTCGCCGTCACCGGGTGGCTGGGCTGGTCGGCGGCCGGACACGCGGTGCTCTCACGCGGCTTCCGCTCGCCGCGGGCCTTCGTCGAGGCGCACCGCCGGCCGGAGCCGCCGTACCACGCCGGTCCGGCCGCCGCCGGGCTCGGCGCGACCGCCATGACCGATGTGAGCGACGGGCTGGTGGCCGACCTCGGGCATATCGCGGAGGCCAGCAAGGTCCGTATCGATCTGCGCTCGGGGGACATCGACATCCCCTCGCAGATGTCGGACATCGGCCAGGCGGTGGGCGTGGATCCGCTGCAGTGGGTGCTCAGCGGGGGAGAGGACCACGCGATCGTGGCCACCTTCCCGCCCGACGCCAAGCTGCCGGCCCGCTGGAAGGTGATCGGCGAGGTGCTGAACCCCTCGGCGCTGCCCCAGGTGACGGTGGACGGGGCCCCCTGGGCTCATGGGGGCTGGGACCACTTCGGCGACGGCAATGGCGCCGAGTGA
- a CDS encoding Lrp/AsnC family transcriptional regulator, which yields MVQAYILIQTEVGKASTVADVIAKLPGVIQAEDVTGPYDVIVRAQADTVDELGRMVVAKVQQVEGITRTLTCPVVHL from the coding sequence GTGGTACAGGCGTACATCCTGATCCAAACCGAGGTCGGCAAGGCCTCGACCGTGGCCGACGTCATCGCCAAGCTCCCCGGGGTGATACAGGCGGAGGACGTCACGGGCCCCTACGACGTGATCGTCCGCGCCCAGGCCGACACCGTCGATGAGCTCGGCCGCATGGTGGTCGCGAAAGTCCAGCAAGTCGAAGGCATCACTCGAACCCTGACCTGCCCGGTCGTCCATCTCTAG
- a CDS encoding DUF3515 domain-containing protein — translation MALALVSMAGCTFTGDSDDSVALAVPTPSAQAATVCRALHKELPSTVNGLKRGTAEPASDYTAVWGDPAVRLRCGVPRPEAMGSTTESAEVNGVGWLPEKQEDGYRFTTVLRRAYVEVTVPGKYAPEVNALLDLAKAVKKTVPKGVA, via the coding sequence ATGGCGCTGGCCCTGGTGTCGATGGCCGGTTGCACCTTCACCGGGGATTCCGACGACAGCGTGGCGCTCGCGGTTCCCACACCGTCCGCACAGGCGGCGACGGTGTGCCGGGCGCTCCACAAGGAACTGCCCTCCACCGTGAACGGGCTGAAGCGGGGCACCGCCGAGCCCGCCTCGGACTACACAGCCGTGTGGGGGGACCCCGCCGTGCGGCTGCGCTGCGGGGTCCCCCGGCCGGAGGCCATGGGCTCCACGACCGAGTCGGCCGAGGTGAACGGCGTCGGGTGGCTGCCGGAGAAGCAAGAGGACGGCTACCGCTTCACCACCGTACTTCGCCGGGCGTATGTCGAGGTGACCGTGCCCGGGAAGTACGCCCCCGAGGTCAACGCCCTGCTCGACCTCGCCAAGGCCGTCAAGAAGACGGTGCCCAAGGGCGTGGCCTAG
- a CDS encoding D-alanine--D-alanine ligase family protein → MSSQTPSSGPVPAPSGGERHKPRVAVVFGGRSSEHAISVVTAGAVLRAIDREKYDVLPIGITADGRWALTADEPERMGIAGRELPSVERLAESGEGSVVLPVDPGSREVVYSEPGSVPKALGDVDVVFPMLHGPYGEDGTLQGLLELSGVPYVGAGVLASAVGMDKEYMKRVFVSFGLPVGPYEVIRPREWQQEPSAARRRIVEFAAEHGWPLFVKPARAGSSIGITKVEDPADLDEAIEEARRHDPKVIVEALLRGREIECGVLEYEAGPRASLPAEIPPVSSHSFYDFEAKYIDSAAGIVPAPLTEEQTRRVQELAVAAFEAASCEGLVRADFFLLDSGEFVINEINTMPGFTPISMYPRMWQESGVSYPELVDRLLQAALRRSTGLR, encoded by the coding sequence ATGAGCAGCCAGACCCCTTCCTCAGGCCCTGTCCCGGCTCCTTCCGGAGGCGAGCGGCACAAGCCGCGCGTCGCCGTCGTCTTCGGCGGCCGCAGCTCCGAGCACGCCATCTCGGTGGTCACCGCGGGCGCCGTGCTGCGCGCCATCGACCGCGAGAAGTACGACGTGCTGCCGATCGGCATCACCGCCGACGGCCGTTGGGCGCTGACCGCCGACGAGCCCGAGCGGATGGGCATCGCGGGCCGCGAGCTGCCCAGCGTCGAACGGCTCGCCGAGTCCGGCGAGGGTTCGGTCGTCCTCCCGGTCGACCCGGGGAGCCGCGAGGTCGTCTACAGCGAGCCGGGGTCGGTGCCCAAGGCACTGGGCGACGTCGACGTCGTCTTCCCCATGCTGCACGGCCCGTACGGCGAGGACGGCACCCTCCAGGGGCTGCTGGAGCTGTCCGGGGTGCCGTATGTGGGCGCCGGGGTGCTCGCCTCCGCCGTGGGCATGGACAAGGAGTACATGAAGCGGGTGTTCGTCTCCTTCGGGCTGCCCGTCGGCCCGTACGAGGTGATCCGCCCCCGGGAGTGGCAGCAGGAACCTTCCGCCGCCCGCCGCAGGATCGTGGAGTTCGCCGCGGAGCACGGCTGGCCGCTCTTCGTGAAGCCCGCGCGGGCCGGCTCGTCCATCGGCATCACCAAGGTCGAGGACCCGGCGGACCTGGACGAGGCCATCGAGGAGGCCCGGCGCCACGACCCGAAGGTCATCGTGGAGGCGCTGCTGCGCGGCCGCGAGATCGAATGCGGGGTGCTGGAGTACGAGGCCGGGCCGCGCGCCAGCCTGCCCGCCGAGATCCCGCCGGTCTCCTCCCACTCCTTCTACGACTTCGAGGCGAAGTACATCGACTCGGCGGCCGGTATCGTGCCCGCGCCGCTCACCGAGGAGCAGACCCGGCGGGTCCAGGAGCTCGCGGTGGCCGCCTTCGAGGCGGCGTCCTGCGAGGGGCTGGTCCGGGCCGACTTCTTCCTGCTGGACAGCGGCGAGTTCGTGATCAACGAGATCAACACCATGCCCGGCTTCACCCCGATCTCGATGTACCCGCGCATGTGGCAGGAGAGCGGTGTGAGCTACCCCGAGCTGGTGGACCGGCTGCTGCAGGCCGCGCTGCGCCGCTCGACCGGGCTGCGCTAG
- a CDS encoding NAD(P)H-dependent glycerol-3-phosphate dehydrogenase encodes MTRCAVFGTGSWGTAFAMVLADAGCEVTLWGRRPGVVEAINTGRTNPDYFPGVRLPDGVRATTDPAEAAAGAEFTVFSVPSQTLRGNLSEWAPLLAADTVLVSLMKGVELGTAKRMSEVVQEVAKAPAERVAVLTGPNLAKEIAARQPAASVVACPDESVARRLQTACHTAYFRPYTNTDVVGCELGGAVKNVIALAVGIADGMGLGDNTKASLITRGLAETTRLGLAMGADAHTFAGLAGMGDLVATCSSPLSRNHTFGTNLGRGMTLEETIAVTKQTAEGVKSCESVLDLARRFDVDMPITETVVEIVHDGKQPLVALKELMSRSAKAERH; translated from the coding sequence GTGACGCGCTGCGCCGTCTTCGGCACCGGCTCCTGGGGCACCGCCTTCGCGATGGTGCTCGCCGACGCCGGCTGCGAGGTGACGCTGTGGGGCCGCCGGCCCGGTGTCGTCGAGGCCATCAACACCGGCCGCACCAATCCCGACTACTTCCCCGGGGTGCGGCTCCCCGACGGGGTGCGGGCCACCACCGACCCGGCGGAGGCCGCGGCCGGCGCGGAGTTCACCGTCTTCTCCGTGCCCTCCCAGACGCTGCGCGGCAACCTCTCCGAATGGGCCCCGCTGCTGGCCGCCGACACCGTGCTGGTCTCCCTGATGAAGGGCGTCGAACTCGGCACGGCCAAGCGGATGAGCGAGGTCGTCCAGGAGGTCGCCAAGGCGCCCGCGGAGCGCGTCGCGGTGCTCACCGGGCCCAACCTGGCCAAGGAGATCGCCGCCCGGCAGCCCGCCGCCTCCGTGGTGGCCTGCCCCGACGAGAGTGTGGCCCGCCGCCTCCAGACCGCCTGCCACACCGCGTACTTCCGCCCGTACACCAACACCGACGTGGTCGGCTGCGAGCTGGGCGGCGCGGTGAAGAACGTCATCGCGCTGGCCGTGGGCATCGCCGACGGCATGGGGCTCGGCGACAACACCAAGGCGTCGCTCATCACCCGCGGCCTCGCCGAAACGACCCGGCTGGGCCTGGCGATGGGCGCCGACGCGCACACCTTCGCCGGCCTGGCCGGCATGGGCGACCTCGTCGCCACCTGCTCCTCGCCGCTCTCCCGCAACCACACCTTCGGCACCAACCTGGGGCGCGGGATGACGCTGGAGGAGACCATCGCGGTCACCAAGCAGACCGCGGAGGGCGTCAAGTCGTGCGAGTCCGTGCTGGATCTCGCCCGCCGCTTCGACGTCGACATGCCCATCACCGAGACCGTCGTCGAGATCGTGCACGACGGCAAACAGCCGCTTGTCGCACTCAAAGAGCTGATGTCCCGCAGCGCCAAGGCCGAGCGGCACTGA
- a CDS encoding lysophospholipid acyltransferase family protein, with product MSGRRIGFWYRMAAVLCKPPLVVLFKRDWHGMEHIPADGGFITAINHNSYLDPLSYAHFQYNTGRVPRFLAKAALFRGGFMGSMLRGTGQIPVYRESTDAANAFRAAVDAINKGECVAFYPEGTLTRDPDMWPMRGKTGAARVALLTKAPVIPVAQWGANEAVPPYAKEKRVRLFPRKTLKVLAGPPVDLSGFYGQEPTAEVLRAATDAIMDAITDLLSEVRGEPAPVHRHDRPTSTTSTDGPPLPLADEESK from the coding sequence GTGTCCGGCCGCAGAATCGGCTTCTGGTACCGCATGGCAGCGGTCTTGTGCAAACCGCCGCTGGTGGTTCTGTTCAAGCGGGACTGGCACGGAATGGAGCACATTCCCGCCGACGGTGGATTTATCACCGCGATCAATCACAACTCGTATCTCGACCCCCTCTCCTACGCGCACTTCCAGTACAACACCGGAAGGGTGCCGCGCTTCCTCGCCAAGGCCGCCCTCTTCAGGGGCGGCTTCATGGGCTCCATGCTCCGCGGCACCGGCCAGATCCCCGTCTACCGCGAGTCCACCGACGCCGCCAACGCCTTCCGGGCCGCCGTGGACGCCATCAACAAGGGCGAGTGCGTGGCCTTCTACCCCGAGGGCACCCTCACCCGCGACCCCGACATGTGGCCCATGCGCGGAAAGACCGGCGCGGCGCGGGTCGCGCTGCTCACCAAGGCCCCGGTGATCCCCGTCGCCCAGTGGGGCGCCAACGAGGCCGTGCCGCCGTACGCCAAGGAGAAGCGGGTCCGTCTCTTCCCGCGCAAGACCCTCAAGGTGCTCGCCGGCCCGCCGGTGGACCTGTCCGGGTTCTACGGCCAGGAGCCCACCGCGGAGGTCCTCCGGGCGGCCACCGACGCCATCATGGACGCCATCACCGACCTCCTCTCCGAGGTGCGCGGCGAGCCGGCGCCCGTTCACCGGCACGACCGGCCCACCAGCACCACCAGCACCGACGGCCCGCCGCTCCCGCTGGCCGATGAGGAGAGCAAGTGA
- a CDS encoding HU family DNA-binding protein produces the protein MNKAQLVEAIADKVGGRQQAAEAVDAVLDAIVRAVVAGERVSVTGFGSFEKVERPARYARNPQTGERVRVKKTSVPRFRAGQGFKDLVSGSKKLPRGGEVAVKKAPKGSLQVAAKKAAAKKATAKKAPAKKTTAKKATAKKAPAKAAAKKAPAKKTTAKKAPAKAAAKKAPARKTSARKTTTKKTTARKR, from the coding sequence GTGAACAAGGCGCAGCTCGTAGAAGCGATTGCCGACAAGGTCGGCGGCCGTCAGCAGGCCGCCGAAGCCGTCGACGCAGTTCTGGACGCCATCGTCCGGGCGGTCGTCGCCGGGGAGCGAGTTTCAGTCACTGGTTTTGGTTCGTTCGAGAAGGTGGAACGGCCCGCCCGGTACGCCCGTAACCCGCAGACCGGGGAGCGGGTGAGGGTCAAGAAGACCTCGGTTCCCCGCTTCCGTGCCGGCCAGGGGTTCAAGGACCTGGTGAGCGGCTCGAAGAAGCTCCCGCGCGGCGGTGAGGTCGCCGTGAAGAAGGCTCCCAAGGGCAGCCTCCAGGTGGCGGCGAAGAAGGCCGCGGCCAAGAAGGCGACCGCCAAGAAGGCTCCTGCGAAGAAGACGACGGCCAAGAAGGCGACGGCCAAGAAGGCACCCGCCAAGGCCGCGGCCAAGAAGGCCCCCGCCAAGAAGACGACGGCCAAGAAGGCGCCCGCCAAGGCCGCCGCCAAGAAGGCCCCGGCGCGCAAGACGAGCGCCCGTAAGACCACCACGAAGAAGACCACCGCCAGGAAGCGCTAG
- the leuD gene encoding 3-isopropylmalate dehydratase small subunit: MEAFTTHTGRAVPLRRSNVDTDQIIPAHWLKKVTRDGFEDGLFEAWRKDPEFVLNTAQYKGGTVLVAGPDFGTGSSREHAVWALQNYGFKAVISSRFADIFRGNSLKNGLLTVVLPQETVDRLWKLVEADPAAEVTVDLVDRQVRAEGITADFELDENARWRLLEGLDDISLTLREDESIAAYEARRPSFKPSTVEV; the protein is encoded by the coding sequence ATGGAAGCATTCACCACGCACACCGGCCGGGCCGTTCCGCTGCGCCGCAGCAATGTGGACACGGACCAGATCATCCCGGCGCACTGGCTCAAGAAGGTCACCCGCGACGGCTTCGAGGACGGACTCTTCGAGGCCTGGCGCAAGGACCCGGAGTTCGTGCTCAACACGGCCCAGTACAAGGGTGGAACGGTTCTGGTGGCCGGTCCCGACTTCGGCACCGGCTCCTCGCGCGAGCACGCGGTATGGGCGCTGCAGAACTACGGCTTCAAGGCCGTCATCTCGTCCCGCTTCGCGGACATCTTCCGCGGCAACTCCCTCAAGAACGGGCTGCTGACCGTCGTCCTGCCGCAGGAGACCGTGGACCGGCTGTGGAAGCTGGTCGAGGCGGACCCCGCCGCGGAGGTCACCGTGGACCTCGTCGACCGCCAGGTTCGGGCCGAGGGCATCACGGCTGATTTTGAGCTTGACGAGAATGCCCGGTGGCGACTCCTGGAGGGGCTGGACGACATCAGCCTCACCCTCAGGGAGGACGAATCCATCGCCGCGTACGAGGCGCGTCGTCCCTCCTTCAAGCCGAGCACCGTGGAGGTCTGA
- the leuC gene encoding 3-isopropylmalate dehydratase large subunit, whose translation MGRTLAEKVWDDHVVRHAEGEPDLLFIDLHLLHEVTSPQAFDGLRKAGRTVRRTDLTLATEDHNTPTLDIDKPIADPVSRAQLETLRKNCAEFGVRLHPLGDVEQGVVHVVGPQLGLTQPGTTVVCGDSHTSTHGAFGALAFGIGTSQVEHVLATQTLPLAPFKTMAITVEGELPESVTAKDLILAIIAKIGTGGGQGYVLEYRGPAIEKLSMEARMTVCNMSIEAGARAGMIAPDETTFAYLEGRPHAPQGGDWDAAVAYWRTLRSDDDAVFDREVVIDASELAPFVTWGTNPGQGAPLSESVPDPASFEDASERFAAEKALEYMGLTAGQPLRDIAVDTVFVGSCTNGRIEDLRSAASVLSGRSVADGVRMLVVPGSVRVALQAVEEGLDKVFTAAGAEWRHAGCSMCLGMNPDQLAPGERSASTSNRNFEGRQGKGGRTHLVSPQVAAATAVLGHLASPADLSDAAVSTPVGA comes from the coding sequence CGCACGGTCCGTCGTACCGACCTCACCCTCGCGACCGAGGACCACAACACCCCCACCCTCGACATCGACAAGCCGATCGCGGACCCCGTCTCCCGTGCCCAGCTGGAGACGCTGCGCAAGAACTGCGCGGAGTTCGGCGTCCGGCTGCACCCGCTCGGCGATGTCGAGCAGGGCGTCGTCCACGTGGTGGGACCGCAGCTGGGACTGACCCAGCCCGGTACGACCGTGGTCTGCGGTGACAGTCACACCTCGACCCACGGTGCCTTCGGCGCGCTCGCGTTCGGTATCGGCACCAGCCAGGTCGAGCATGTGCTGGCGACCCAGACGCTGCCGCTCGCGCCGTTCAAGACCATGGCGATCACCGTCGAGGGCGAGCTGCCCGAGAGCGTCACCGCCAAGGACCTGATCCTGGCGATCATCGCGAAGATCGGCACCGGCGGCGGCCAGGGCTATGTGCTCGAGTACCGCGGCCCCGCCATCGAGAAGCTCTCGATGGAGGCCCGGATGACCGTGTGCAACATGTCCATCGAGGCGGGTGCCCGGGCGGGCATGATCGCTCCGGACGAGACGACCTTCGCCTATCTGGAGGGCCGTCCGCACGCCCCCCAGGGCGGCGACTGGGACGCGGCCGTCGCGTACTGGCGCACCCTGCGCAGCGACGACGACGCGGTCTTCGACCGAGAGGTCGTCATCGACGCCTCCGAACTCGCCCCGTTCGTCACCTGGGGCACCAACCCCGGCCAGGGCGCTCCGCTGTCGGAGTCGGTCCCGGACCCGGCCTCCTTCGAGGACGCCAGCGAGCGGTTCGCCGCCGAGAAGGCCCTGGAGTACATGGGTCTGACGGCGGGTCAGCCGCTGCGCGACATCGCGGTGGACACGGTCTTCGTCGGCTCCTGCACCAATGGCCGGATCGAGGACCTGCGCTCCGCCGCCTCGGTGCTGTCCGGCCGCTCGGTGGCCGACGGCGTACGGATGTTGGTGGTCCCCGGCTCGGTGCGGGTCGCCCTGCAGGCCGTCGAGGAGGGGCTGGACAAGGTGTTCACCGCCGCCGGCGCCGAATGGCGGCACGCGGGCTGTTCGATGTGCCTGGGCATGAACCCCGACCAGCTCGCGCCCGGCGAGCGCTCGGCGTCCACCTCCAACCGCAACTTCGAGGGCCGGCAGGGCAAGGGCGGCCGGACCCACCTGGTCTCGCCGCAGGTGGCCGCCGCCACCGCGGTACTGGGCCATCTGGCCTCGCCCGCCGATCTGTCCGACGCGGCCGTATCGACTCCCGTGGGGGCCTGA